The following proteins are co-located in the Roseovarius arcticus genome:
- a CDS encoding group III truncated hemoglobin: protein MSHAFRITHGYSKRKREQIRAAAGIIGIDDPYLSRMVDEFYARVRADGRLGPIFEAEIGEDWGPHLERMKRFWSSVALNTGNYSGEPVVVHQGLSGVERGDFDLWLKLFRATLQDTASTPEAVEYMMIRAERIAQSLMMAMFERTKTGVPVLR from the coding sequence ATGAGTCACGCTTTTCGGATCACACATGGTTACTCTAAACGAAAGCGCGAGCAGATCAGAGCGGCTGCTGGGATCATCGGCATCGATGATCCATACCTGTCGCGCATGGTCGACGAATTCTACGCACGCGTTCGCGCAGATGGGCGTCTTGGCCCAATCTTTGAGGCCGAGATTGGTGAGGATTGGGGCCCGCATCTGGAACGGATGAAAAGATTCTGGTCCTCTGTCGCGTTGAATACTGGCAACTACTCGGGCGAACCGGTGGTCGTTCACCAAGGGCTTAGCGGTGTTGAGCGCGGCGATTTTGACCTGTGGCTGAAGTTGTTTCGCGCCACGTTGCAAGATACGGCGTCCACACCAGAAGCCGTCGAATATATGATGATCCGCGCCGAGCGAATTGCGCAAAGCCTGATGATGGCGATGTTCGAGCGCACTAAAACGGGCGTGCCAGTTCTTCGATAA
- a CDS encoding DUF6522 family protein encodes MTQIEIGPDQIQIDADIVAKALKIEPQDLLGRMREGTVTSQFERGEGMDAGRVRLTFFSATRRARITADAASAILSCTAADYSRSRAPMSATAAGSNHDRLDAMLDAALQETFPASDPIAISFDGPE; translated from the coding sequence ATGACTCAGATTGAAATAGGCCCAGACCAAATCCAGATCGACGCGGATATCGTCGCCAAGGCCTTGAAAATAGAACCGCAGGACCTGCTGGGCAGGATGCGAGAAGGCACCGTCACCAGCCAATTTGAGCGCGGCGAAGGCATGGATGCAGGACGCGTTCGGCTCACCTTCTTTTCCGCCACGCGGCGCGCCCGGATTACGGCTGACGCGGCTAGCGCGATTTTGTCTTGCACTGCGGCGGACTATAGTCGGTCACGGGCGCCGATGTCGGCCACCGCGGCGGGATCAAATCACGACCGTCTTGACGCAATGCTGGACGCGGCATTGCAAGAGACGTTTCCAGCGAGCGACCCGATCGCCATCAGTTTCGACGGCCCGGAGTAA